One window from the genome of Hippoglossus hippoglossus isolate fHipHip1 chromosome 10, fHipHip1.pri, whole genome shotgun sequence encodes:
- the phykpl gene encoding 5-phosphohydroxy-L-lysine phospho-lyase isoform X1, with amino-acid sequence MALDKLKKEETLALRKRLIGQSCRLFYSDDPVKIVRARGQYLFDENDKRYLDCISNVHHVGHCHPSVTKAAAAQMELLNTNSRFLHDNIVLYADRLAATLPEKLCVFYFVNSGSEANDLALRLAQQYTQHEDVIVLDHAYHGHLMSLIDISPYKFRKLAGQKEWVHVAPLPDTYRGKYRENHPNPGQAYADTVKDLIEDVHRKGRKISAFFAESLPSVGGQIIFPQGYSAKVAEYVHSAGGVFVADEVQTGFGRVGSHFWAFQLQGQGFCPDIVTMGKPMGNGHPLACVATTVEIAGAFTANGVEYFNTFGGNPVSCAIGLAVLDVIEEEDLRGNAMKVGSYLKELLTKLQTRHQIIGDVRGVGLFVGLELVTDREQKTPATQTAARVVKRLKEEDRICVSTDGPWESVVKFKPPMCFCMEDAELVVQCIDRILTGYLHKHLNHTAVKDVNFTCS; translated from the exons CAGACTCTTCTACTCTGACGACCCAGTGAAAATAGTCCGAGCAAGAGGACAGTATCTGTTCGATGAAAATGACAAGCGCTACCTGGACTGCATCAGTAACGTGCATCATG TGGGCCACTGTCACCCCAGCGTTACaaaggctgcagctgcacagatgGAGCTCCTGAACACAAACTCGAGATTCCTGCACGACAACATAGTCCTGTATGCAGACCGCCTGGCGGCCACTCTGCCTGAGAAACTGTGCGTCTTCTACTTTGTGAACTCTGG TTCAGAGGCCAACGATCTCGCCCTTCGCCTGGCACAGCAGTACACCCAACACGAGGACGTCATCGTGCTTGACCA TGCATACCATGGGCATCTAATGTCCCTCATCGACATTAGCCCTTACAAGTTCCGGAAACTGGCGGGACAGAAAGAATGGGTTCATGTG GCACCGTTACCCGACACCTACAGAGGCAAATACAGGGAGAATCACCCCAACCCAGGCCAAGCTTATGCCGATACAGTGAAAGACCTAATTGAGGATGTGCACAGGAAAGGCCGTAAG ATCTCTGCCTTCTTTGCTGAATCACTGCCAAGTGTTGGAGGACAAATCATCTTTCCCCAGGGATACTCAGCTAAAGTTGCAGA ATACGTGCACTCAGCCGGTGGAGTGTTCGTGGCAGACGAAGTCCAGACAGGTTTTGGACGTGTGGGGAGTCACTTCTGGGCTTTCCAGCTGCAGGGACAGGGCTTCTGTCCTGACATTGTGACGATGGGGAAACCGATGGGCAATGGGCATCCTTTGGCTTGTGTGGCAACCACTGTAGAGATAGCTGGAGCTTTCACAGCCAACGGAGTGGAGTACTTCAACACG TTTGGAGGGAACCCGGTGTCGTGTGCAATTGGCCTGGCAGTCCTTGATGTGATAGAGGAGGAGGACCTTAGGGGAAACGCCATGAAAGTGGGATCCTACCTTAAAGAGTTGCTCACAAAGCTGCAAACCCGACATCAAATAATTGGCGATGTCAG AGGTGTGGGACTTTTTGTGGGACTGGAGCTggtcacagacagagagcagaagaCTCCTGCCACACAAACAGCGGCGCGGGTGGTTAAGAG GTTAAAAGAAGAGGATCGGATCTGTGTTAGTACAGACGGCCCCTGGGAGAGTGTGGTTAAGTTCAAACCCCCTATGTGCTTCTGTATGGAGGATGCAGAGCTGGTGGTGCAATGCATTGACCGCATCCTCACAGGTTACTTACACAAACACCTTAACCATAC AGCAGTCAAAGATGTGAATTTCACATGTTCATAA
- the phykpl gene encoding 5-phosphohydroxy-L-lysine phospho-lyase isoform X2: MALDKLKKEETLALRKRLIGQSCRLFYSDDPVKIVRARGQYLFDENDKRYLDCISNVHHVGHCHPSVTKAAAAQMELLNTNSRFLHDNIVLYADRLAATLPEKLCVFYFVNSGSEANDLALRLAQQYTQHEDVIVLDHAYHGHLMSLIDISPYKFRKLAGQKEWVHVAPLPDTYRGKYRENHPNPGQAYADTVKDLIEDVHRKGRKISAFFAESLPSVGGQIIFPQGYSAKVAEYVHSAGGVFVADEVQTGFGRVGSHFWAFQLQGQGFCPDIVTMGKPMGNGHPLACVATTVEIAGAFTANGVEYFNTFGGNPVSCAIGLAVLDVIEEEDLRGNAMKVGSYLKELLTKLQTRHQIIGDVRGVGLFVGLELVTDREQKTPATQTAARVVKRLKEEDRICVSTDGPWESVVKFKPPMCFCMEDAELVVQCIDRILTDIEANDLKLEKEDI; the protein is encoded by the exons CAGACTCTTCTACTCTGACGACCCAGTGAAAATAGTCCGAGCAAGAGGACAGTATCTGTTCGATGAAAATGACAAGCGCTACCTGGACTGCATCAGTAACGTGCATCATG TGGGCCACTGTCACCCCAGCGTTACaaaggctgcagctgcacagatgGAGCTCCTGAACACAAACTCGAGATTCCTGCACGACAACATAGTCCTGTATGCAGACCGCCTGGCGGCCACTCTGCCTGAGAAACTGTGCGTCTTCTACTTTGTGAACTCTGG TTCAGAGGCCAACGATCTCGCCCTTCGCCTGGCACAGCAGTACACCCAACACGAGGACGTCATCGTGCTTGACCA TGCATACCATGGGCATCTAATGTCCCTCATCGACATTAGCCCTTACAAGTTCCGGAAACTGGCGGGACAGAAAGAATGGGTTCATGTG GCACCGTTACCCGACACCTACAGAGGCAAATACAGGGAGAATCACCCCAACCCAGGCCAAGCTTATGCCGATACAGTGAAAGACCTAATTGAGGATGTGCACAGGAAAGGCCGTAAG ATCTCTGCCTTCTTTGCTGAATCACTGCCAAGTGTTGGAGGACAAATCATCTTTCCCCAGGGATACTCAGCTAAAGTTGCAGA ATACGTGCACTCAGCCGGTGGAGTGTTCGTGGCAGACGAAGTCCAGACAGGTTTTGGACGTGTGGGGAGTCACTTCTGGGCTTTCCAGCTGCAGGGACAGGGCTTCTGTCCTGACATTGTGACGATGGGGAAACCGATGGGCAATGGGCATCCTTTGGCTTGTGTGGCAACCACTGTAGAGATAGCTGGAGCTTTCACAGCCAACGGAGTGGAGTACTTCAACACG TTTGGAGGGAACCCGGTGTCGTGTGCAATTGGCCTGGCAGTCCTTGATGTGATAGAGGAGGAGGACCTTAGGGGAAACGCCATGAAAGTGGGATCCTACCTTAAAGAGTTGCTCACAAAGCTGCAAACCCGACATCAAATAATTGGCGATGTCAG AGGTGTGGGACTTTTTGTGGGACTGGAGCTggtcacagacagagagcagaagaCTCCTGCCACACAAACAGCGGCGCGGGTGGTTAAGAG GTTAAAAGAAGAGGATCGGATCTGTGTTAGTACAGACGGCCCCTGGGAGAGTGTGGTTAAGTTCAAACCCCCTATGTGCTTCTGTATGGAGGATGCAGAGCTGGTGGTGCAATGCATTGACCGCATCCTCACAG ACATCGAGGCCAACGACCTTAAACTGGAAAAGGAAGACATCTAA
- the hnrnpaba gene encoding heterogeneous nuclear ribonucleoprotein A/Ba isoform X2, giving the protein MSETEQQYMETSENGHEVDDDFNGAGLGEEGNDDSAVNECEEAAGPDADADGDSQNGGNEGGQIDASKGEEDAGKMFVGGLSWDTSKKDLKDYFSKFGEVTDCTIKMDQQTGRSRGFGFILFKEAVSVDKVLEQKEHRLDGRQIDPKKAMAMKKDPIKKIFVGGLNPDTSKEVIQEYFGTFGEIETIELPQDPKTDKRRGFVFITYKEEAPLKVMEKKYHNVGGSKCEVKVAQPKEVYQQQQYGSRGYGGRGRPRGGQGQNWNQGYNNYWNQGYNQNYGYGQQGYGYGGYGNYDYSAGYYGYGGGYDYNQGNTSYGKTPRRGGHQSSYKPY; this is encoded by the exons ATGTCTGAGACCGAGCAGCAGTACATGGAAACATCAGAAAACGGCCACGAAGTCGACGATGATTTCAACGGAGCCGGCCTCGGTGAGGAGGGGAACGACGACAGCGCCGTGAATGAGTGCGAGGAGGCTGCGGGGCCCGACGCCGACGCGGACGGGGATTCGCAGAACGGCGGCAACGAGGGCGGACAGATCGACGCCAGCAAAGGCGAGGAGGATGCCGG GAAAATGTTTGTTGGTGGTCTCAGCTGGGACACGAGCAAGAAGGATCTTAAAGATTACTTCTCCAAGTTTGGTGAAGTGACGGACTGCACCATAAAGATGGACCAGCAGACAGGCCGGtcaagaggctttggcttcattCTCTTTAAAGAGGCAGTCAGTGTAGATAAG GTTCTTGAACAGAAGGAGCACAGGTTAGATGGACGACAGATTGACCCAAAGAAGGCCATGGCCATGAAGAAGGACCCGATCAAGAAAATCTTTGTGGGAGGCCTCAACCCTGATACTTCAAAGGAAGTCATTCAGGAGTACTTTGGAACCTTTGGAGAG aTCGAGACCATTGAGCTTCCCCAAGATCCAAAGACAGACAAGAGGAGGGGATTCGTGTTCATCACATATAAGGAAGAGGCTCCCCTCAAAGTTATGGAGAAGAAATACCATAATGTTGGTGGAAGCAAG tgcGAAGTTAAAGTAGCCCAGCCCAAAGAGGtctaccagcagcagcagtacgGTTCTCGTGGATATGGTGGACGTGGCAGGCCCCGTGGAG GCCAGGGCCAGAACTGGAATCAAGGCTACAATAACTACTGGAACCAGGGATACAACCAGAACTATGGTTATGGACAGCAAGGCTACGGATATGGCGGCTATGGCAACTATGACTACTCTGCTGGTTATTACGGCTATGGGGGTGGCTACGATTACA ACCAGGGCAATACAAGCTATGGGAAAACTCCAAGACGTGGAGGCCACCAGAGTAGCTACAAGCCATACTGA
- the hnrnpaba gene encoding heterogeneous nuclear ribonucleoprotein A/Ba isoform X1, with protein MHGARVYRSKWLNSSNMSETEQQYMETSENGHEVDDDFNGAGLGEEGNDDSAVNECEEAAGPDADADGDSQNGGNEGGQIDASKGEEDAGKMFVGGLSWDTSKKDLKDYFSKFGEVTDCTIKMDQQTGRSRGFGFILFKEAVSVDKVLEQKEHRLDGRQIDPKKAMAMKKDPIKKIFVGGLNPDTSKEVIQEYFGTFGEIETIELPQDPKTDKRRGFVFITYKEEAPLKVMEKKYHNVGGSKCEVKVAQPKEVYQQQQYGSRGYGGRGRPRGGQGQNWNQGYNNYWNQGYNQNYGYGQQGYGYGGYGNYDYSAGYYGYGGGYDYNQGNTSYGKTPRRGGHQSSYKPY; from the exons ATGCATGGGGCGCGAGTGTACCGGTCAAAATG GCTTAATAGTTCAAACATGTCTGAGACCGAGCAGCAGTACATGGAAACATCAGAAAACGGCCACGAAGTCGACGATGATTTCAACGGAGCCGGCCTCGGTGAGGAGGGGAACGACGACAGCGCCGTGAATGAGTGCGAGGAGGCTGCGGGGCCCGACGCCGACGCGGACGGGGATTCGCAGAACGGCGGCAACGAGGGCGGACAGATCGACGCCAGCAAAGGCGAGGAGGATGCCGG GAAAATGTTTGTTGGTGGTCTCAGCTGGGACACGAGCAAGAAGGATCTTAAAGATTACTTCTCCAAGTTTGGTGAAGTGACGGACTGCACCATAAAGATGGACCAGCAGACAGGCCGGtcaagaggctttggcttcattCTCTTTAAAGAGGCAGTCAGTGTAGATAAG GTTCTTGAACAGAAGGAGCACAGGTTAGATGGACGACAGATTGACCCAAAGAAGGCCATGGCCATGAAGAAGGACCCGATCAAGAAAATCTTTGTGGGAGGCCTCAACCCTGATACTTCAAAGGAAGTCATTCAGGAGTACTTTGGAACCTTTGGAGAG aTCGAGACCATTGAGCTTCCCCAAGATCCAAAGACAGACAAGAGGAGGGGATTCGTGTTCATCACATATAAGGAAGAGGCTCCCCTCAAAGTTATGGAGAAGAAATACCATAATGTTGGTGGAAGCAAG tgcGAAGTTAAAGTAGCCCAGCCCAAAGAGGtctaccagcagcagcagtacgGTTCTCGTGGATATGGTGGACGTGGCAGGCCCCGTGGAG GCCAGGGCCAGAACTGGAATCAAGGCTACAATAACTACTGGAACCAGGGATACAACCAGAACTATGGTTATGGACAGCAAGGCTACGGATATGGCGGCTATGGCAACTATGACTACTCTGCTGGTTATTACGGCTATGGGGGTGGCTACGATTACA ACCAGGGCAATACAAGCTATGGGAAAACTCCAAGACGTGGAGGCCACCAGAGTAGCTACAAGCCATACTGA
- the nme5 gene encoding nucleoside diphosphate kinase homolog 5 — protein MEPNSYPRIYVERTLALIKPDAIHRSEEIEDVILKSGFAVLQKRKLQLSPEQCSDFYADQFGKFFFPNLTAFMSSGPIIALALARSNAVAYWKILMGPVNSPKARETHPECLRAKYGTCDLKNALHGSESFHAAEREIKFMFPNSVIEPLPPREETEEYLSKYVNPTLVRGLTQLCKHKPLNPCVWLADWLIKHCPNKPQICDGAAVEGRKKEKNT, from the exons ATGGAACCGAACTCATATCCTCGCATTTACGTAGAGAGAACCCTGGCTCTCATTAAACCAGACGCCATCCACAGAAGTGAGGAGATCGAAGACGTTATCCTCAAATCGGGATTCGCTGTGTTGCAG AAGCGGAAGCTGCAGCTAAGTCCAGAGCAATGCAGCGACTTCTATGCAGACCAGTTTGGAAAGTTCTTCTTTCCCAACTTGACTGCCTTTATGAGCTCTGGCCCCATCATCGCCCTGGCGCTGGCCCGCAGCAATGCTGTTGCATACTGGAAGATCCTCATGGGGCCTGTCAACAGCCCCAAGGCTCGAGAAACTCACCCAGAATG ccTTAGAGCAAAGTATGGCACTTGTGACCTGAAGAACGCACTCCACGGCAGTGAGTCATTTCATGCAGCTGAGAGGGAGATCAAATTCATGTTCCCAAACT ctgttaTTGAGCCCCTTCCTCCGAGAGAAGAAACCGAAGAATACCTGAGCAAGTATGTGAACCCAACTCTGGTTCGAGGGCTCACTCAGCTCTGCAAGCACAAGCCACTCAACCCCTGT GTTTGGCTAGCTGACTGGCTGATCAAACACTGTCCCAACAAGCCTCAAATATGTGATGGAGCAGCTGTGGAAggcaggaagaaagagaagaatacATAA
- the LOC117769208 gene encoding nucleoside diphosphate kinase homolog 5-like, with translation MEPNSSRRIYVERTMALIKPDAIHRSEEIEDVILKSGFAVLQKRKLQLSPEQCSDFYADQYGKFFFPNLTAFMSSGPIIALTLARSNAVAYWKILMGPVNSPKARETHPECLRAKYGTCDLKNALHGSESFHAAEREIKFMFPNSVIEPLPPRAETEEYLSKYVNPTLVRGLTQLCKHKPLNPCVWLADWLIKNCPNKPQICDGAAVEDRKKEKNT, from the exons ATGGAACCGAACTCATCGCGTCGCATTTACGTAGAGAGAACCATGGCTCTCATTAAACCAGACGCCATCCACAGAAGTGAGGAGATTGAAGACGTTATCCTCAAATCGGGATTCGCTGTGTTGCAG AAGCGGAAGCTGCAGCTAAGTCCAGAGCAATGCAGCGACTTCTACGCAGACCAGTATGGAAAGTTCTTCTTTCCCAACTTGACTGCCTTCATGAGCTCTGGCCCTATCATCGCCCTGACGCTGGCCCGCAGCAATGCTGTTGCATACTGGAAGATCCTCATGGGGCCTGTCAACAGCCCCAAGGCTCGAGAAACTCACCCAGAATG ccTTAGAGCAAAGTATGGCACTTGTGACCTGAAGAACGCACTCCACGGCAGTGAGTCATTTCATGCAGCTGAGAGGGAGATCAAATTCATGTTCCCAAACT ctgttaTTGAGCCCCTTCCTCCGAGAGCAGAAACCGAAGAATACCTGAGCAAGTATGTGAACCCAACTCTGGTTCGAGGGCTCACTCAGCTCTGCAAGCACAAGCCACTCAACCCCTGT GTTTGGCTAGCTGACTGGCTGATCAAAAACTGCCCCAACAAGCCTCAAATATGTGATGGAGCAGCTGTGGaagacaggaagaaagagaagaatacATAA
- the rack1 gene encoding guanine nucleotide-binding protein subunit beta-2-like 1, giving the protein MTEQMTVRGTLKGHSGWVTQIATTPQYPDMILSASRDKSIIMWKLTRDETNYGIPQRCLKGHSHFVSDVVISSDGQFALSGAWDSTLRLWDLTTGATTRQFVGHTKDVLSVAFSADNRQIVSGSRDKTIKLWNTLGVCKYTIQDEGHSEWVSCVRFSPNSSNPIIVSCGWDKLVKVWNLANCKLKTNHIGHTGFLNTVTVSPDGSLCASGGKDGQAMLWDLNEGKHLYTLDSGDMINALCFSPNRYWLCAATGPSIKIWDLEGKIIVDELRQEVISTNSKAEPPQCTSLAWSADGQTLFAGYTDNLIRVWQVTIGTR; this is encoded by the exons ATGACCGAGCAGATGACCGTGAGGGGGACCCTGAAGGGGCACAGTGGATGGGTCACCCAGATCGCCACGACGCCCCAGTATCCCGACATGATTCTGTCGGCGTCCCGAG acaaGTCCATCATCATGTGGAAGCTGACCCGTGATGAAACCAACTATGGCATCCCCCAGCGCTGCCTGAAGGGCCACTCTCACTTTGTGAGCGATGTTGTCATCTCCTCAGATGGACAGTTCGCCCTGTCCGGTGCCTGGGACTCGACCCTCCGCTTGTGGGATCTCACCAC CGGCGCCACCACTCGCCAATTTGTTGGACACACCAAGGATGTTTTGAGTGTGGCCTTTTCTGCTGATAACCGTCAGATTGTGTCTGGATCCCGGGACAAGACCATCAAGCTATGGAACACTCTTGGAGTCTGCAAATACACCATCCAG GATGAGGGCCACTCTGAGTGGGTGTCCTGTGTGCGATTCTCCCCCAACAGCAGCAACCCCATCATTGTCTCCTGCGGCTGGGACAAGCTGGTTAAG GTGTGGAACCTGGCCAACTGCAAGCTGAAGACCAACCACATTGGCCACACTGGCTTCCTGAACACAGTGACTGTCTCTCCTGATGGCTCCCTGTGTGCATCTGGTGGAAAG GACGGCCAGGCCATGCTCTGGGACCTGAATGAGGGCAAGCACCTGTACACCCTGGACAGTGGTGACATGATCAATGCCCTCTGCTTCAGCCCCAACCGTTACTGGCTGTGTGCTGCCACTGGCCCAAGCATCAAGATCTGG GATTTGGAGGGCAAGATCATTGTGGATGAgctgagacaggaagtgatcagCACAAATAGCAAGGCTGAACCCCCACAGTGTACTTCCCTGGCATGGTCTGCTGATGGACAG ACCCTGTTTGCTGGCTACACTGACAACCTGATCAGAGTGTGGCAGGTCACTATTGGAACACGATAA
- the hs6st2 gene encoding heparan-sulfate 6-O-sulfotransferase 2 isoform X1 has translation MDDKSSSSHQRLLIVLLMSLLFGVIMVQYVCPSRSECRMLHQLGSWLKVGGATGSRSRGNGAQDGPQKDPYIAEDGALVRFVPRFNFTNADLNRGVDFNIKGDDVIVFLHIQKTGGTTFGRHLVRNIQLERPCECHAGQKKCTCYRPGKKETWLFSRFSTGWSCGLHADWTELTKCVPSRMDTKEAPQNLLRRNYYYITILRDPVSRYLSEWRHVQRGATWKASLHVCEGRSPTLSELPSCYSGDDWSGCSLQEFMDCPYNLANNRQTRMLADLSLVGCYNVSAMSEEERWAVLLQSAKRNLRGMAFFGLTEYQRKTQYLFERTFNLEFIAPFTQLNGTRASGVDVPPETQHRIRQLNRWDVELYEYGRDLFLQRFQVARQQERRQARERRQQERRRLRGRLAKQGRQLKPTETPRQPDSHSAVTEQQQREKAVGDNTESEVLLPEWWDLDENSTMEDYMDNVEQW, from the exons ATGGATGATAaatccagcagcagccaccagCGGCTCCTGATCGTCCTGCTCATGTCGTTGCTCTTTGGCGTCATTATGGTCCAGTACGTGTGCCCGAGCCGGTCGGAGTGCCGCATGCTGCACCAGCTGGGGTCCTGGCTGAAAGTCGGCGGAGCAACTGGTTCCCGGAGCAGAGGTAATGGAGCTCAAGATGGGCCTCAGAAGGATCCGTACATCGCAGAAGACGGCGCCCTGGTGCGCTTTGTCCCTCGATTCAACTTCACCAACGCTGATTTAAACCGCGGCGTAGACTTTAACATCAAAGGGGATGATGTTATAGTGTTTCTGCACATTCAAAAAACAGGGGGCACCACCTTTGGTCGACACTTAGTGCGGAATATTCAGCTGGAGAGGCCGTGCGAGTGCCACGCAGGCCAGAAGAAGTGCACCTGTTACCGGCCAGGTAAGAAGGAAACCTGGCTCTTCTCCCGCTTCTCCACCGGCTGGAGCTGCGGGCTCCATGCGGACTGGACCGAGCTCACCAAGTGTGTCCCGTCCCGCATGGACACGAAAGAGGCTCCACAGAACCTGCTCAG gAGAAACTATTATTACATAACCATCCTAAGAGACCCTGTATCACGCTACTTGAGTGAGTGGCGTCACGTGCAGCGAGGGGCCACATGGAAAGCCTCGTTACATGTGTGTGAAGGACGTTCACCGACGTTGTCTGAGCTGCCGAGCTGCTACTCTGGAGATGACTGGTCAGGTTGCTCCCTGCAGGAGTTCATGGACTGCCCCTACAACCTAGCCAACAATCGGCAGACCCGCATGCTGGCTGACCTCAGCCTGGTGGGGTGCTACAACGTCTCTGCCATGAGTGAGGAAGAGCGATGggcagtgctgctgcagagtgcTAAACGTAACCTACGGGGCATGGCCTTCTTTGGGCTGACCGAGTACCAGCGTAAGACCCAGTACCTGTTCGAGCGAACGTTCAACTTGGAGTTCATCGCACCATTCACGCAGCTCAACGGCACGCGCGCCTCCGGTGTTGATGTACCTCCTGAGACGCAGCACAGAATCCGCCAGCTCAATCGATGGGATGTGGAGCTGTATGAGTATGGCCGTGACCTTTTCCTACAGCGTTTCCAGGTGGCGAGGCAGCAGGAGCGCAGGCAGGCCAGAGAAAGGCGtcagcaggagaggaggcggCTACGTGGAAGGCTCGCAAAGCAAGGGAGGCAGCTGAAGCCTACAGAAACACCGCGTCAGCCTGACAGCCACTCTGCAgttactgagcagcagcagagggagaaggcTGTTGGAGACAACACAGAGTCAGAGGTGCTACTCCCAGAGTGGTGGGATCTGGATGAGAATAGCACCATGGAGGACTACATGGACAATGTGGAACAGTGGTAG
- the hs6st2 gene encoding heparan-sulfate 6-O-sulfotransferase 2 isoform X2: MDDKSSSSHQRLLIVLLMSLLFGVIMVQYVCPSRSECRMLHQLGSWLKVGGATGSRSRGNGAQDGPQKDPYIAEDGALVRFVPRFNFTNADLNRGVDFNIKGDDVIVFLHIQKTGGTTFGRHLVRNIQLERPCECHAGQKKCTCYRPGKKETWLFSRFSTGWSCGLHADWTELTKCVPSRMDTKEAPQNLLRRNYYYITILRDPVSRYLSEWRHVQRGATWKASLHVCEGRSPTLSELPSCYSGDDWSGCSLQEFMDCPYNLANNRQTRMLADLSLVGCYNVSAMSEEERWAVLLQSAKRNLRGMAFFGLTEYQRKTQYLFERTFNLEFIAPFTQLNGTRASGVDVPPETQHRIRQLNRWDVELYEYGRDLFLQRFQVARQQERRQARERRQQERRRLRGRLAKQGRQLKPTETPRQPDSHSAVTEQQQREVLLPEWWDLDENSTMEDYMDNVEQW, encoded by the exons ATGGATGATAaatccagcagcagccaccagCGGCTCCTGATCGTCCTGCTCATGTCGTTGCTCTTTGGCGTCATTATGGTCCAGTACGTGTGCCCGAGCCGGTCGGAGTGCCGCATGCTGCACCAGCTGGGGTCCTGGCTGAAAGTCGGCGGAGCAACTGGTTCCCGGAGCAGAGGTAATGGAGCTCAAGATGGGCCTCAGAAGGATCCGTACATCGCAGAAGACGGCGCCCTGGTGCGCTTTGTCCCTCGATTCAACTTCACCAACGCTGATTTAAACCGCGGCGTAGACTTTAACATCAAAGGGGATGATGTTATAGTGTTTCTGCACATTCAAAAAACAGGGGGCACCACCTTTGGTCGACACTTAGTGCGGAATATTCAGCTGGAGAGGCCGTGCGAGTGCCACGCAGGCCAGAAGAAGTGCACCTGTTACCGGCCAGGTAAGAAGGAAACCTGGCTCTTCTCCCGCTTCTCCACCGGCTGGAGCTGCGGGCTCCATGCGGACTGGACCGAGCTCACCAAGTGTGTCCCGTCCCGCATGGACACGAAAGAGGCTCCACAGAACCTGCTCAG gAGAAACTATTATTACATAACCATCCTAAGAGACCCTGTATCACGCTACTTGAGTGAGTGGCGTCACGTGCAGCGAGGGGCCACATGGAAAGCCTCGTTACATGTGTGTGAAGGACGTTCACCGACGTTGTCTGAGCTGCCGAGCTGCTACTCTGGAGATGACTGGTCAGGTTGCTCCCTGCAGGAGTTCATGGACTGCCCCTACAACCTAGCCAACAATCGGCAGACCCGCATGCTGGCTGACCTCAGCCTGGTGGGGTGCTACAACGTCTCTGCCATGAGTGAGGAAGAGCGATGggcagtgctgctgcagagtgcTAAACGTAACCTACGGGGCATGGCCTTCTTTGGGCTGACCGAGTACCAGCGTAAGACCCAGTACCTGTTCGAGCGAACGTTCAACTTGGAGTTCATCGCACCATTCACGCAGCTCAACGGCACGCGCGCCTCCGGTGTTGATGTACCTCCTGAGACGCAGCACAGAATCCGCCAGCTCAATCGATGGGATGTGGAGCTGTATGAGTATGGCCGTGACCTTTTCCTACAGCGTTTCCAGGTGGCGAGGCAGCAGGAGCGCAGGCAGGCCAGAGAAAGGCGtcagcaggagaggaggcggCTACGTGGAAGGCTCGCAAAGCAAGGGAGGCAGCTGAAGCCTACAGAAACACCGCGTCAGCCTGACAGCCACTCTGCAgttactgagcagcagcagagg GAGGTGCTACTCCCAGAGTGGTGGGATCTGGATGAGAATAGCACCATGGAGGACTACATGGACAATGTGGAACAGTGGTAG